Proteins encoded in a region of the Bombiscardovia apis genome:
- a CDS encoding LacI family DNA-binding transcriptional regulator, with protein sequence MTVRIEEVASACQVSTATVSRALRGLPGVGEKTRQHVLKTAQDLGYTPSPTAASLASGHTHSIGLVQPDMSRWFFGKILESAERTFRKAGYDALVYSLPDYLGPVRERFNPDVIKGKVDAVVVLSLFFDPEEEAQLRALGIPVVFVSVQQPGFAYVGIDDEEAAARACRHLITLGHKRIGHLSGQTNDKCPVAPTQRRREGWCKTMERFHLESSEDLDEAVTIMTASNGYLATNRLLDRRPDITAILASSDEMAMGAIHAIRSRGLQPGRDISVMGIDGHDLGAAFDLSTMAQPVHQEGTAAARLALDAIAGRGSESETVVFPTTLVERSSAKSAHK encoded by the coding sequence ATGACCGTACGAATTGAAGAGGTGGCCAGCGCCTGCCAGGTTTCCACCGCAACCGTCTCCAGGGCTTTGCGAGGCTTGCCAGGAGTCGGGGAGAAGACCCGACAGCATGTCTTAAAAACCGCGCAAGACCTCGGCTACACTCCCTCACCAACCGCCGCTTCTCTAGCCAGCGGCCACACTCATTCCATCGGTCTAGTCCAGCCGGATATGTCTCGCTGGTTCTTCGGCAAAATCCTCGAATCCGCCGAACGCACCTTCCGCAAAGCCGGATACGACGCCCTTGTCTACTCACTGCCCGACTACTTAGGCCCAGTCCGCGAGCGCTTTAACCCAGACGTTATCAAAGGCAAGGTCGATGCCGTCGTCGTACTCTCGCTCTTCTTCGACCCGGAAGAAGAGGCCCAGCTCCGCGCTCTAGGCATTCCAGTTGTGTTCGTTTCCGTGCAACAGCCCGGTTTTGCATACGTTGGTATCGACGACGAGGAAGCCGCCGCGCGAGCTTGTCGCCATCTCATAACCCTAGGCCACAAGCGCATAGGTCATCTTTCGGGCCAAACCAACGACAAATGCCCAGTCGCGCCCACTCAGCGCAGGCGAGAGGGCTGGTGCAAGACCATGGAACGCTTCCACCTAGAATCGTCCGAAGATTTAGACGAGGCAGTGACCATCATGACCGCCTCAAACGGCTACTTGGCTACCAACCGCCTCTTGGACCGCAGGCCCGACATCACTGCAATTTTGGCATCTTCAGACGAGATGGCCATGGGCGCTATCCACGCTATTCGCTCCCGCGGATTGCAACCCGGGCGCGATATTTCAGTGATGGGCATTGACGGACACGACCTGGGAGCAGCTTTCGATCTTTCGACCATGGCCCAGCCGGTCCACCAAGAAGGCACCGCCGCAGCCCGCCTAGCCTTAGATGCCATAGCGGGCAGAGGCTCAGAGTCTGAGACAGTAGTGTTTCCAACTACTCTCGTCGAGCGCTCTTCCGCCAAATCTGCCCACAAATAA
- a CDS encoding beta-phosphoglucomutase family hydrolase, which produces MSMTITQSSAVLFDLDGVLVPTVRLHKQAWAQLFKQTLPASVEPYQEEDYYQYVDGKPRYDGVASLLKSRGVNLPWGSPTDGPDDETICGLGNRKNAVFEQLLSEEGIQPYPDTVDLLEHLMGMGIHLAVVSSSRNTNTVLRSAGIRNYFEVIVDGNIRAQEGLKGKPAPDTYSRAADLLGLNNSDCVVVEDALSGVAAGRAGNFGLVVGVDRGVGASALLASGADMVVSELVELIEGSAKRTTIYQKPDLDEGIYPIDPWALQEEGQPRPESATLLSVSNGNLGIRANGDPNRSLGSGTFMSGFHDTYAIKHAEGAYGYARVGQVIQGVPDACGFTLRVDGKLLGEPESTTQRLDFRAGISATRSYYRLEDGAMLAVEVSRMACLFDPALAVCSLRLQCQERDLEVEVEGRINAEVPNAAATDDPRKSQPIDGCGIHEVLDASAINPVQGETHVYRCNNSQLTMAMAVRQYLYSDKGRRRLEGDVWHVEVHQGQPAEIERYAAYQSFPLVPRGITKGLVVQTEGEDIRLLVERCYETLNKACDQGLDQVSAQQESWLEEFWQRADIVIDAEDDGRIQQVTRWELFQLAQATAHITNGIGAKGLSGLGYDGHYFWDTEIYILPFLVYTDPERARKALHYRYMMLPAARRRAAIMNLSGALFPWRTIDGEEGSAYFPTGTAQYHIDGDIAYSLAQYVQVSGDDDYLAEEGIDILVETARMWLSLGSYQSDGCFHIHCVTGPDEYTAMVDDNLYTNQMARFNLQSASMAAQSLAQKSPTLYDQAKDRLGFDQDEIERWGQASEAMFMPYAQEEGVHAQDAQFMSRPEWDFEHFTARPLLLHYHPLAIYGHRVLKQTDVVMALYLLSSWFSLDQKLADFDYYDPLTTGDSTLSAASQSIIAAEVGHDDLAMRYFMESLFADVCNLHANTADGIHLAAAGGAWMTLVGGFGGLRDTGGTRISLQPRLPKGWKSMTYHLSIKGSLIRVELTQEAVELYRISGPELEIEVNGEMRLV; this is translated from the coding sequence ATGTCTATGACAATTACCCAGTCCTCTGCTGTTCTTTTTGATCTCGATGGTGTCTTAGTGCCCACCGTGCGCTTGCACAAGCAGGCTTGGGCTCAGCTTTTCAAGCAAACCCTGCCTGCCAGCGTTGAGCCCTACCAAGAAGAGGACTACTACCAGTATGTGGATGGGAAGCCGCGCTACGACGGTGTGGCTTCCCTCCTCAAGAGCAGGGGAGTTAACCTGCCTTGGGGTAGTCCCACAGATGGGCCTGATGACGAAACAATCTGCGGTCTCGGTAATCGAAAGAATGCCGTCTTTGAGCAGCTTCTATCCGAAGAGGGCATTCAACCCTATCCAGATACCGTAGATTTGCTTGAGCATCTGATGGGTATGGGCATTCACTTGGCTGTGGTGTCAAGCTCGCGCAACACGAATACGGTCTTGCGTTCAGCCGGCATTCGCAACTATTTTGAAGTCATCGTAGATGGCAACATTCGTGCCCAAGAGGGCCTTAAAGGTAAGCCAGCGCCCGACACCTACAGTCGGGCGGCAGACCTGCTGGGGCTCAACAATAGCGATTGCGTTGTAGTAGAAGACGCGCTCTCTGGTGTGGCTGCTGGCAGGGCTGGCAACTTTGGCTTGGTAGTTGGCGTTGACCGCGGTGTTGGCGCTTCCGCATTGCTTGCTTCTGGAGCCGATATGGTGGTGTCAGAGTTGGTTGAGCTCATTGAAGGTTCAGCCAAGCGCACCACCATATACCAAAAGCCTGATTTAGACGAGGGTATCTATCCAATTGACCCTTGGGCTTTGCAAGAAGAAGGCCAGCCGAGGCCTGAGTCTGCCACCCTCCTCTCGGTGTCCAACGGCAATCTGGGCATAAGAGCCAATGGCGACCCTAACCGTAGTCTCGGCTCTGGTACCTTCATGAGTGGCTTCCACGACACATACGCTATTAAGCATGCCGAAGGTGCCTACGGATACGCCCGAGTGGGCCAGGTGATTCAGGGCGTGCCCGACGCTTGCGGCTTCACTCTGCGGGTAGACGGCAAGCTCTTAGGTGAGCCCGAATCAACTACCCAGCGCTTAGACTTCCGGGCTGGTATATCTGCCACCCGAAGTTACTATCGCTTGGAAGATGGCGCCATGCTCGCGGTTGAGGTTTCTCGCATGGCTTGCCTCTTTGATCCGGCCCTTGCTGTGTGCAGCCTGCGGTTGCAGTGCCAAGAGCGAGACTTAGAAGTTGAGGTTGAGGGTCGCATTAACGCCGAAGTGCCTAATGCGGCGGCTACTGACGACCCCCGTAAGTCGCAGCCTATCGACGGCTGTGGTATCCACGAAGTCCTAGACGCCAGTGCTATCAACCCAGTCCAGGGCGAGACGCATGTGTATCGTTGCAATAATTCTCAACTGACTATGGCTATGGCGGTTCGTCAGTACTTGTATAGCGACAAAGGCCGCCGCCGGCTCGAAGGTGACGTGTGGCATGTAGAAGTGCACCAGGGCCAGCCAGCCGAGATTGAGCGTTACGCTGCATATCAGAGCTTCCCACTGGTGCCAAGGGGCATCACTAAAGGGCTCGTAGTGCAAACTGAGGGCGAAGATATTCGCCTGCTGGTTGAGCGCTGCTATGAGACCTTGAACAAGGCTTGCGACCAGGGTTTGGACCAGGTCTCAGCTCAGCAGGAATCGTGGCTAGAGGAGTTCTGGCAGCGGGCCGATATCGTGATTGATGCTGAAGACGACGGCCGAATTCAGCAAGTGACTCGCTGGGAGCTCTTCCAACTGGCCCAAGCCACTGCGCACATTACCAACGGTATAGGTGCTAAGGGCTTGAGCGGCTTGGGCTACGACGGTCATTACTTCTGGGATACCGAGATTTACATCCTCCCCTTCTTGGTTTATACCGACCCTGAGCGGGCTCGGAAGGCGCTCCACTATCGATACATGATGCTGCCCGCTGCCCGCAGACGAGCCGCTATTATGAATCTTTCCGGTGCCCTTTTCCCCTGGCGCACCATCGACGGCGAAGAAGGCTCGGCATACTTCCCGACCGGTACTGCCCAATACCATATCGACGGTGACATTGCTTACTCTCTAGCCCAATATGTGCAGGTTAGCGGTGACGACGATTATCTGGCAGAGGAAGGCATAGACATCTTAGTGGAGACGGCCCGCATGTGGCTGTCTTTGGGCTCCTACCAGAGCGACGGATGCTTCCATATCCACTGTGTAACGGGCCCCGATGAGTACACGGCGATGGTAGATGACAACCTCTATACCAACCAGATGGCTCGGTTCAATCTCCAATCCGCAAGCATGGCAGCCCAAAGTTTGGCGCAGAAGAGTCCAACTCTCTACGATCAGGCAAAAGACCGCCTCGGTTTTGACCAAGACGAGATTGAGCGTTGGGGCCAGGCCAGCGAAGCTATGTTCATGCCTTACGCGCAAGAAGAGGGAGTCCACGCTCAGGATGCTCAGTTTATGAGCCGACCTGAGTGGGACTTTGAGCATTTCACGGCTCGTCCCTTGCTGTTGCATTATCATCCGCTCGCCATCTACGGACACAGGGTCCTCAAGCAAACCGATGTGGTAATGGCTCTTTATCTGCTCTCCTCTTGGTTTAGTCTGGACCAAAAGCTGGCTGATTTCGACTATTACGATCCGCTCACTACCGGAGATTCCACGCTCTCGGCGGCTTCACAATCCATTATTGCTGCTGAAGTTGGGCACGATGATTTAGCCATGCGTTACTTCATGGAATCGCTCTTTGCTGACGTGTGTAACTTGCATGCCAACACTGCAGATGGCATCCATTTGGCTGCTGCTGGCGGCGCTTGGATGACTCTCGTGGGTGGCTTCGGCGGTCTGCGAGATACTGGCGGCACTCGAATTAGCCTCCAGCCTCGCCTACCCAAGGGCTGGAAGTCGATGACTTATCACTTGAGCATCAAGGGCAGTTTAATACGGGTAGAGCTGACTCAAGAAGCCGTGGAATTGTACCGCATATCTGGCCCCGAGCTGGAGATAGAAGTAAACGGAGAGATGCGGCTGGTGTAG
- a CDS encoding carbohydrate ABC transporter permease, translating to MSRKLTRQEKALIRTKNKLSSPWASAISIVIALVWTVPTLGLLVTSFRDDRMAISRSGWWETLLPSNWHQFGLGNYESVLGGNYNLGAYFVNSFVITIPGVLIPITLALLAAYAFAWVDFRGRHVLFIAVFSMQVVPIQVTMIPLLTQYVNWGLNSTFWVLWLSHTIFGLPQAIFLLHNFMQDIPRELVEAAKVDGAGHVKIFLKVVLPLMVPAIASFAIFQFLWVWNDLLVALAFAGNTPATAPLTSRLSDMVGSRGSAWYLLAPGAFIAMIVPVAVFLFLQRYFVRGMLAGAVKG from the coding sequence ATGAGCAGGAAACTTACGCGTCAGGAAAAGGCGCTTATTCGCACTAAAAACAAGCTCTCCTCACCATGGGCATCTGCGATTTCTATTGTGATTGCTCTGGTGTGGACCGTGCCGACGCTGGGCCTGTTGGTCACTAGCTTTAGAGACGACCGTATGGCGATTTCTCGCAGCGGTTGGTGGGAGACCTTACTGCCCTCGAATTGGCATCAGTTCGGCTTGGGCAATTATGAGTCGGTTTTGGGCGGTAATTACAACCTGGGCGCATACTTTGTGAACTCGTTCGTCATCACCATCCCCGGCGTGCTCATTCCCATCACCCTAGCTCTGCTGGCTGCGTATGCCTTCGCGTGGGTCGACTTCCGAGGCAGGCACGTCCTCTTCATTGCAGTGTTTTCCATGCAAGTAGTGCCCATCCAGGTCACGATGATTCCCCTGCTGACTCAATACGTCAACTGGGGCTTGAACTCCACCTTCTGGGTCTTGTGGCTTTCACACACCATTTTCGGTTTGCCGCAGGCAATCTTCCTGCTCCACAACTTCATGCAAGACATTCCTCGGGAGCTGGTCGAGGCCGCTAAGGTCGACGGCGCGGGCCATGTAAAGATTTTCCTCAAGGTGGTCTTGCCTCTCATGGTGCCGGCCATTGCGTCCTTCGCTATATTCCAGTTCCTCTGGGTCTGGAACGACCTGCTCGTGGCGCTTGCCTTTGCAGGCAATACTCCGGCTACAGCGCCGCTGACTTCAAGGCTTTCAGACATGGTTGGATCGCGTGGATCCGCTTGGTATCTGCTAGCTCCTGGAGCCTTCATTGCCATGATTGTGCCGGTGGCGGTCTTCTTGTTCTTGCAACGATACTTTGTGCGCGGAATGCTCGCAGGCGCGGTGAAAGGTTAA
- a CDS encoding carbohydrate ABC transporter permease, with translation MDTILHPDTNLTKLLAMVLAVLLFVGVMALVLFLTNLPKRMPSWGVAIMFLTPTIILLCFGLLYPTVMTVRSSFYGRDGTNAVGFANYVTIFTQPQFLQVLLNTILWTILVPLFSTGIGLVYAVLVDRTRFEKLEKALLFLPMAISMVSASIVWKFVYDQKVGLLSALYTGVARLFGQHVVAPQWLMSAPINTFLLIFVMIWLHAGYSMTILSAAIKAIPEDLVEASRLDGLNGRQQFFYLTIPMIRPAILVVTTTVAMGGLKAFDVVRTMTAGNYGTSVIANEFYTQSFQYQNAGLGASLAVVMFIVVIPLIVFNVHQMRKSQEVR, from the coding sequence ATGGACACCATCCTGCATCCAGATACCAACCTGACCAAGTTGCTGGCCATGGTTTTGGCTGTCCTTCTCTTCGTGGGAGTTATGGCCTTGGTACTCTTCCTTACGAATCTGCCGAAACGAATGCCCTCCTGGGGTGTGGCGATTATGTTCCTAACGCCCACAATCATTTTGCTCTGTTTTGGCCTCTTGTATCCCACGGTGATGACGGTTCGCTCGTCCTTCTATGGTCGAGACGGCACGAATGCAGTTGGTTTCGCCAACTACGTGACCATTTTCACCCAACCTCAGTTCCTCCAAGTGCTCCTCAACACCATCTTATGGACGATTCTCGTTCCTCTCTTCTCGACGGGCATTGGCTTAGTCTATGCGGTTCTTGTTGACCGTACTCGATTTGAAAAACTAGAAAAGGCCCTACTCTTCTTACCGATGGCTATCTCTATGGTGAGTGCTTCCATCGTGTGGAAGTTCGTGTACGACCAAAAGGTAGGCCTGCTCTCGGCCCTGTATACGGGCGTGGCCCGTCTATTCGGCCAGCACGTAGTAGCTCCTCAGTGGCTCATGAGTGCGCCCATCAACACTTTCCTGCTGATTTTCGTAATGATTTGGTTGCATGCTGGGTATTCTATGACCATTCTCTCTGCTGCCATTAAGGCCATTCCTGAAGATCTTGTTGAGGCTTCAAGACTCGACGGTCTCAACGGGCGCCAGCAGTTCTTCTATCTGACCATTCCTATGATTCGCCCCGCGATTTTGGTGGTAACTACAACGGTTGCTATGGGCGGCTTGAAGGCTTTCGACGTGGTGCGGACGATGACTGCCGGTAATTACGGCACATCGGTCATTGCAAATGAGTTTTACACCCAGTCCTTCCAATATCAAAATGCCGGCCTTGGTGCTTCGTTGGCAGTGGTCATGTTCATCGTGGTGATACCGCTGATTGTTTTCAACGTTCATCAGATGAGAAAGTCGCAGGAAGTAAGATGA
- a CDS encoding ABC transporter substrate-binding protein, translating to MNKGKVAKGLALAVSIATLVGVAGCGSSGGSNKSDSESSKVECSPYKKYGDLSGKKISVYTLWIDQDADAITKVFNQFESCTGAKVEHEGSRDVASQLPVRVKAGSAPDIAAVSQPGMIKTMSATGKVKPVPKDAAENVTKYYSKDWQDYSSVDGKLVAIPLDANVKSFVWYSPKKFKEKGYTVPQTWDEMMDLTKKIAQDTKNDPNTKPWSVGLEGGADSGWPGTDWLEDAVIRFAGGETYSKWASHEIPFNDPQILNAFKEIGKIVKNAAYVNGGFGDVQSIASTAWQDAGNPLVEGTSYMMHMALFYENNYDSSNPDIKIAPDGDAWAFQMPGKDKDTKSMLGGGNFAMAFSDRPEVQQFQAFLASPEFANGYVKFKKSAITPNSGIDTNNLKGLSKLAYSSLTDKGTTFRFDASDLMPSEVGSGSFWKQMISYFAQDKSEQEVLDAIEQSWPKGQ from the coding sequence ATGAACAAGGGGAAAGTGGCTAAAGGGCTAGCGCTGGCCGTAAGTATCGCTACGCTCGTAGGAGTTGCTGGCTGCGGTTCGAGTGGCGGTTCTAACAAGAGTGATTCCGAAAGCAGCAAGGTCGAGTGCTCTCCATACAAAAAGTACGGCGACTTGAGTGGCAAAAAGATTTCGGTATATACCCTGTGGATTGATCAAGACGCAGATGCTATTACCAAGGTATTCAACCAGTTTGAATCCTGCACCGGTGCAAAGGTCGAGCACGAGGGCTCACGCGATGTGGCTTCCCAGCTACCAGTAAGGGTCAAGGCCGGTTCGGCTCCCGATATTGCAGCTGTTTCTCAGCCTGGCATGATTAAAACCATGTCGGCCACCGGCAAGGTCAAGCCTGTACCAAAAGACGCTGCAGAAAATGTAACTAAGTACTATTCCAAGGATTGGCAGGATTATTCGAGCGTGGATGGCAAGCTCGTAGCCATTCCGCTCGATGCCAACGTGAAGTCCTTCGTATGGTACTCGCCCAAGAAGTTCAAGGAAAAGGGATACACAGTTCCGCAAACTTGGGACGAGATGATGGATTTAACCAAGAAAATCGCCCAAGATACCAAGAACGATCCTAATACCAAGCCTTGGTCGGTGGGCCTTGAAGGTGGTGCTGACTCCGGTTGGCCAGGTACTGATTGGCTGGAAGATGCCGTGATTCGCTTCGCGGGTGGTGAGACTTACAGCAAGTGGGCTTCCCACGAGATTCCCTTCAACGATCCTCAGATTCTCAATGCTTTCAAGGAAATTGGCAAGATTGTAAAGAACGCTGCCTATGTCAATGGTGGCTTTGGTGATGTACAGTCTATTGCTTCCACTGCTTGGCAGGATGCAGGCAATCCCTTGGTTGAAGGCACCAGCTATATGATGCACATGGCCCTCTTCTATGAGAACAACTACGACTCCTCGAATCCTGACATAAAGATAGCTCCTGACGGCGATGCTTGGGCCTTCCAAATGCCCGGAAAAGATAAGGACACCAAGTCCATGCTCGGCGGCGGCAACTTCGCTATGGCCTTCTCGGATAGGCCAGAAGTGCAGCAGTTCCAAGCCTTCTTAGCTTCTCCTGAGTTTGCAAATGGCTATGTCAAGTTCAAGAAGAGCGCCATCACCCCCAATTCAGGTATTGATACCAATAACCTCAAGGGTCTGTCCAAGTTGGCGTACTCATCTCTGACTGACAAGGGCACCACCTTCCGCTTCGATGCTTCAGACCTCATGCCTTCGGAAGTGGGCTCCGGCTCCTTCTGGAAGCAGATGATCTCCTACTTCGCGCAAGACAAGTCTGAGCAAGAAGTGCTTGATGCAATCGAGCAGTCTTGGCCCAAGGGGCAGTAA
- the metG gene encoding methionine--tRNA ligase: protein MSKILVSVAWPYANGPRHIGHVAGFGVPSDVFARYERMKGNEVLMVSGTDEHGTPILVEAEAEGIGAQEIADRYNKVIVKDLCELGLSYDLFTRTTTGNHEQVVQELFKQCLENGYIYKGTQKVAISPSTGRTLPDRYIEGTCPICGYDGARGDQCDNCGNGLDPDELINPRSKINGETPRFEETEHFFLDLPALAEANEAWLKTRKDWRTNVLNFSLGLFREVKPRAITRDIDWGIPVPVAGWIDNPNKKLYVWFDAVIGYLSASIEWARRQGDPDAWRKWWSDPESLGYYFMGKDNITFHSQIWPSELLAYNGEGSKGGEPGKFGELNLPEQVVASEFMTMEGKKFSSSRGIVIYVKDILARYPVDAVRYYISVAGPETSDADFTWAEFARHNNEELAAAWGNLVNRVANLINKNFGQIPVVNPAKLDERDKALLELSQAAFDTVGGLIERQRQKAALGEAMALVGDINKYISATEPWKIKDDPERLAAVLHTAAQAVADANHLLAPFLPHSAQKVWEALGGTGTFSPLPRIEEVEDLDKPGFTYPTITGDYQLGETVHPWKSEPIVEGAVVPKPTPIFAKIPPEAVEEELNRFQAELDERKAKAQARFEAEQAKLKAGQVHE from the coding sequence ATGAGCAAAATACTGGTTTCTGTAGCCTGGCCTTACGCCAACGGCCCCCGTCACATCGGCCACGTAGCAGGCTTCGGCGTGCCCTCAGACGTCTTCGCCCGCTACGAGCGCATGAAGGGCAACGAAGTCCTCATGGTCTCCGGCACCGACGAGCACGGCACCCCCATTCTGGTTGAGGCCGAGGCAGAAGGCATTGGTGCACAGGAGATTGCCGACCGTTATAACAAGGTCATCGTCAAAGACTTGTGCGAGCTGGGTTTGAGCTACGATCTCTTTACCCGCACCACGACCGGCAACCACGAGCAGGTGGTTCAAGAGCTCTTCAAGCAGTGCTTAGAAAACGGCTACATTTACAAGGGCACCCAAAAGGTTGCAATTTCGCCATCCACGGGCCGCACCCTGCCCGACCGCTATATTGAAGGCACCTGCCCTATCTGCGGTTACGACGGCGCTCGCGGCGACCAGTGCGACAACTGCGGCAACGGACTCGACCCAGACGAGCTGATTAACCCTCGCTCCAAGATAAATGGCGAAACTCCGCGCTTTGAGGAGACCGAGCACTTCTTCCTCGACTTACCCGCGCTGGCCGAGGCCAACGAAGCCTGGCTCAAGACCCGCAAAGACTGGCGTACCAATGTATTGAACTTCTCGCTGGGCCTCTTCCGCGAGGTAAAACCGCGCGCCATTACCCGAGACATTGACTGGGGTATTCCGGTGCCGGTTGCTGGTTGGATAGACAATCCCAACAAGAAGCTCTACGTGTGGTTCGACGCGGTTATCGGCTACCTGTCTGCCTCGATTGAGTGGGCCCGCCGCCAGGGCGATCCGGACGCTTGGCGCAAGTGGTGGAGTGACCCAGAATCGCTGGGCTACTACTTTATGGGCAAAGACAACATCACCTTCCACTCCCAGATTTGGCCCTCCGAGCTGCTGGCTTACAACGGCGAGGGTTCTAAGGGCGGCGAGCCCGGCAAGTTTGGCGAGCTCAACCTGCCCGAGCAGGTGGTGGCCAGCGAGTTCATGACCATGGAGGGCAAGAAGTTCTCCTCCTCGCGCGGCATCGTGATTTATGTGAAAGACATCTTGGCCCGCTACCCGGTAGACGCCGTGCGATACTACATTTCCGTGGCTGGCCCAGAGACTTCCGACGCAGACTTCACCTGGGCCGAGTTTGCCCGTCACAACAACGAAGAGCTGGCTGCTGCTTGGGGCAATCTGGTCAACCGCGTAGCCAATTTGATTAACAAGAACTTTGGCCAGATTCCGGTGGTGAATCCAGCTAAGCTCGACGAGCGCGATAAGGCTCTGCTGGAGCTGTCTCAGGCAGCTTTTGATACGGTTGGTGGCCTGATTGAGCGCCAGCGGCAGAAGGCGGCGCTTGGCGAGGCTATGGCGTTGGTGGGCGATATCAACAAGTACATCTCGGCTACTGAGCCTTGGAAGATTAAGGACGACCCCGAGCGTTTGGCTGCGGTCTTGCACACGGCGGCCCAGGCGGTTGCTGATGCCAACCACCTGCTCGCGCCCTTCCTGCCCCACTCTGCGCAGAAGGTCTGGGAGGCTCTCGGCGGCACGGGCACCTTCTCGCCCCTGCCTCGCATTGAAGAGGTAGAGGACTTAGATAAGCCCGGCTTTACTTATCCCACCATTACCGGCGACTACCAGCTGGGCGAAACGGTGCATCCTTGGAAGAGCGAGCCCATTGTAGAAGGGGCTGTAGTTCCTAAACCGACTCCTATTTTTGCCAAGATTCCCCCGGAAGCTGTTGAAGAGGAGTTGAACCGCTTCCAAGCTGAGCTAGACGAGCGTAAGGCCAAGGCTCAAGCGCGTTTCGAGGCTGAGCAAGCCAAACTCAAGGCCGGCCAAGTCCATGAGTAA
- the rsmI gene encoding 16S rRNA (cytidine(1402)-2'-O)-methyltransferase: MSEAEQESTQDMSQQQELAAESGPASLSSSALVPAGTVVLAATPIGNTADASQRLRDLLAGASIVAAEDTRRLYDLANRLGVRVGGRVVAYHDHNERKQSDHLLDQVEQGACVLVVSDAGMPTINDPGLAIVRRAIERGLPVTCAPGPSAVLDALALSGLPTDRFCYEGFLPRKQSERRQYLRSLKAEQRTMVFYESPRRLADSMDDLLEAFGPERRMAMCRELTKTYEEVKRSSLQELHDFVHENEPRGEFVLVVAGASAQEAIEASPEVLSTQALAQLSIARAQEQGLRVKDAIGQVVAEHPLPDGSIPKRKAVYAAVLELEQQQGA; this comes from the coding sequence ATGAGTGAGGCAGAGCAGGAATCAACACAAGACATGTCACAACAGCAGGAACTAGCTGCGGAAAGCGGCCCGGCTTCGCTTTCGTCGAGCGCTTTGGTGCCTGCCGGAACGGTGGTGCTCGCGGCCACGCCTATTGGCAACACGGCTGATGCCTCCCAGCGCTTGCGTGATTTGCTTGCCGGAGCCAGCATTGTTGCGGCCGAAGATACCCGCAGGCTCTACGATTTGGCTAACCGCTTGGGTGTGCGCGTGGGCGGGCGAGTGGTGGCTTACCACGACCACAACGAGCGCAAGCAGTCCGACCATTTGCTAGACCAAGTGGAGCAGGGGGCTTGCGTATTGGTAGTCTCCGACGCAGGCATGCCTACTATTAACGACCCCGGGCTGGCGATTGTACGTCGGGCTATTGAGCGCGGCCTGCCGGTAACTTGCGCGCCCGGGCCGAGTGCGGTGCTCGACGCTCTGGCCTTGTCTGGTCTGCCGACGGACCGCTTCTGCTACGAAGGTTTCCTGCCCCGCAAGCAGTCTGAACGCAGGCAATATTTGCGCTCACTGAAGGCTGAGCAGCGCACGATGGTTTTTTACGAGTCGCCTCGGCGCTTGGCTGATTCTATGGACGACTTGCTGGAGGCTTTTGGCCCGGAGCGGCGGATGGCTATGTGCCGGGAGTTAACCAAGACTTATGAGGAAGTGAAGCGATCCAGCCTGCAAGAATTACATGACTTTGTCCATGAAAATGAGCCTCGGGGTGAGTTCGTGCTCGTGGTAGCCGGAGCCTCGGCGCAGGAGGCGATTGAGGCCAGTCCGGAGGTGCTTTCGACGCAAGCGCTGGCGCAATTATCCATCGCTCGCGCACAAGAGCAAGGTCTGCGGGTTAAGGATGCCATTGGGCAGGTAGTGGCCGAGCATCCGCTGCCAGACGGCTCGATTCCTAAGCGCAAGGCCGTGTATGCGGCAGTTTTGGAGCTTGAGCAGCAGCAGGGCGCATAA